In Coregonus clupeaformis isolate EN_2021a unplaced genomic scaffold, ASM2061545v1 scaf3071, whole genome shotgun sequence, a single genomic region encodes these proteins:
- the LOC123489616 gene encoding gastrula zinc finger protein XlCGF52.1-like, with translation SLFNWILCLSLAGERPDSHSDSGKSPTGEPDPETPKPARQHHCFQCEKRFSRSGDLKAHERTHTGEKPFQCSQCGKSFTMLNNLKRHERIHTGEKPFQCSHCGKSFTQIGHLKEHERKHTREKPYHCSQCKKRFSRSGDLKAHERTHTGEEPFQCSQCGKIFTLLANLKRHERIHTGEKPYHCFQCEKRFSRSGDLKAHEWTHTGEEPFQCSQCKKRFTVLANLKRHERIHTGEKPYQCSQCGMSFIQLGSLKEHEWTHTGEKPFQCSQCGKSFIVLTNLKRHERIHTGEKPFQCSHCGNGFTQRGHLKEHERIHTGEKPYHCSQCKKRFSRVGDLKAHERTHTGEKPFQCSQCGKSFTVLATLKRHERIHTGEKPFQCFQCGKSFTWLRSLKEHKRTHTKKAPPLLSLCVEGQFPSQRT, from the coding sequence TCTCTGTTTAACTGGATACTCtgtttgtctttggcaggagagagaccagactctcactctgacagcgggaagagtcctacaggggaaccagacccagagacgccCAAACCAGCGAGACAACACCACTGCTTCCAATGTGAAAAGAGATTTTCCCGATCAGGGGACCTCAAAgctcatgagaggacacacacaggagaaaagcctttccaatgttcccagtgtggaaagagttttaccatgTTAAAtaacctgaaaaggcatgagagaatacacacaggagaaaagccattccaatgttcccattgtggaaagagttttactcagaTAGGGCACCTAAAAGAGCATGAGCGAAAACACACaagagaaaagccttaccactgctcccagtgtaaaAAGAGATTTTCCCGATCAGGGGACCTAAAAgctcatgagaggacacacacaggagaagagcctttccaatgttcccagtgtggaaagattTTTACCCTGTTAGCtaacctgaaaaggcatgagagaatacacacaggagaaaaacctTACCACTGCTTCCAATGTGAAAAGCGATTTTCCCGATCAGGTGACCTAAAAGCTCAtgagtggacacacacaggagaagagcctttccaatgctcccagtgtaaaAAGCGTTTTACCGTGTTAGCtaacctgaaaaggcatgagagaatacacacaggagaaaagccttatcaATGTTCCCAATGTGGAATGAGTTTTATTCAGTTAGGGAGCCTGAAGGAGCAtgagtggacacacacaggagaaaagcctttccaatgttcccagtgtggaaagagttttatcgTGTTAACtaacctgaaaaggcatgagcgaatacacacaggagaaaagccattCCAATGTTCCCATTGTGGAAACGGTTTTACTCAGAGAGGGCACCTAaaagagcatgagagaatacacacaggagaaaagccttaccactgctcccagtgtaaaAAGAGATTTTCCCGAGTAGGGGACCTAAAAgctcatgagaggacacacacaggagaaaagcctttccaatgttcccagtgtggaaagagttttaccgtgTTAGCTAccctgaaaaggcatgagagaatacacacaggagaaaagccattccaatgtttccagtgtggaaagagttttacctggtTAAGGAGCCTGAAGGAGCATAAGAGAACACACACGAAAAAAGCcccaccactgctctctctctgtgtggaagGACAATTTCCCAGTCAGAgaacctga